The genomic DNA CGGCCAAGGAAGAACTTCCGGATATGGGGGCTGTGATCAAGACACCTCATGGAAAAGGCAAAGTGGTTGGTCTTAATATTCTTGAGCGTATCCTTCAAGTGGAGATCAAGGAGGAAGAACGCGTTCTTGAATTCACATTAGATGAAATTATGAATGAGAGTGCCGTATCAGTCCAAGCCACAGAGTAACGGGGTGTAGCATTGTGGATAAGAAAGAATTCTTTGATTCAGTCAGTAATATGGAACAACAAATTGATCATTTACATCGTCAATTGGGTGAGCTCAAGGAGTTCCTGGCTGAGATGGTGGAGGAGAATCATTCTTTGAAGCTTGAGAATGAACATTTACGCCGCAGGCTGGAGCAAACGGAGGCCTCATCCGCAGCGGCTGCCGGACAAGCGCAAGCAATGGAACGAGCAGGAGAAGGGGAGAAGGCACTGGATATCGGGGAAGGTTACGATAACCTTGCCCGCCTGTATCAGGAAGGCTTCCACATCTGCAATATCCATTTCGGCAGTCCGCGCAAGGATGAAGATTGTCTGTTCTGCCTTTCCTTTTTAAATAAAAAATAGGCAGGAAGAGAACGAAGGACTGATTCCTAACCGGATTGGTCCTTTTTCTTGATGTAAAACAGGAGGAACGCATGCTTGAACTAAAAGATGATGAACGATTGGATTACTTATTGGCAGAAGATATGAGGATCATCCAGAGTCCCTCGGTGTTTTCATTTTCCCTGGATGCCGTCCTCCTTGCCCACTTCACCTACCTTCCACTCCAAAGGGGGAAGATCGTCGACCTCTGTTCGGGAAACGGGATCATTCCCCTTCTGATGGGAGCGAGGACGAATGTACCCATCACGGGAGTGGAGATTCAGGAAAGGCTCCATGATATGGCGACGCGGAGCATCAGGTACAACAAGCTCGATGATCAGATTGAGATGAAGCTCGGGGACGTGAAAGAGATCGGTAATCTTCTTCATCACTCCCATTTTGATGTCGTCACATGCAATCCACCGTATTTCGAGACCCCTGCAGAGGACAAACGGAATGAGAACGAGCACTTTGCGATTGCGAGGCACGAGATACTCTGTACCCTCGAAGACACGATAGAGGCTGCCGCCTTTGTGTTGAAACAGCGCGGGAAAGCGGCCTTCGTCCATAGACCGGGACGGTTGCTGGATATTCTTTCTCTGATGAGGAAGCATAGACTCGAGCCGAAGAGATTGCGATTCGTCTATCCGAAGGCCGGGCGTGAAGCCAATACGATCCTGGTGGAGGGGATCAAGGACGGCAAGCCCGACCTGAAGATCCTGCCACCGCTATATGTATACGATGAACATGGAGAGTACACCGAAGAAGTGAGGGAGATGCTCTTCGGGAAGGGAGGCAACAAGGATGAACCAACAGAAAAGCTTTGAAGACGGTCAGACAGGGAGCCTGTACCTCGTCCCGACTCCAATCGGAAACCTGGAAGACATGACGTTCCGGGCAATCAGGATGATGAAGGAAGCGACGGTCATCGCCGCCGAGGATACGCGGAATACGAAGAAGCTCTGTAATTATTTCGAAATTCAGACCCCGATCGTCAGCTACCATGAACATAATAAGGAAGCAAGTGGCCCGAAGCTGATTGAACGGATGAAAGACGGGGAGACCGTAGCCCTTGTAAGCGATGCGGGTATGCCGTCTATCTCAGATCCCGGATATGAGCTTGTACAGCTGGCAATCGAAGAAGGAGTGGCTGTCATTCCGCTTCCGGGTGCCAATGCTGCCCTCACTGCGCTTATCGCTTCCGGACTCGCTCCACAGCCATTTTACTTCTATGGCTTCCTGCATCGGGGGAAGAAGGATAAGAGGAACGAGCTGGAGGAACTGAAGCAGATCGAAAGCACGTTCATCCTTTATGAATCACCGCACAGGTTAAAAGAAACCCTCAAGGAGCTTCACACCTCTCTTGGTAACCGTCAAATCGTGGTCTGCCGTGAGCTGACGAAGAAGTTCGAGGAATTCATCAGGGGCTCTCTTGAAGAAGTGATGGAATGGGCTCAGGACGGAGAAGTACGCGGGGAGTTCTGCCTGCTGATCGAAGGCCGGCCTCCGGGTGAAAAGGTTGCCGAGGAAGAATGGTGGACATCCCTTCCGGTGAAAGAGCATGTCGAGCATTACATGGAGAAGGAAGGCGCTTCTTCAAAAGACGCAATCAAGAAAGTGTCACTGGAGCGCTCCCTTCCGAAGCGTGATGTGTATCAAGCGTACCATGTAGAATAACTGGGAATAAGAAAAGGACTGGCCACGGGCCAGTCCTTTTTATAACGACAATTATTTTGTAGTAAGGGCGTTTTGAATTTCTTTAAGAAGGATATCCGCACCTTCGCGGCTAAGGATGAGTTTGCCATCAGCTAGTTTGATGTTGTCATCGGATACTTCACCAGTGATTTGGCAAGTCATGCTTGGTTTGTATTTCTTAAGGATGATTCTTTCGTCATCAACGTAGATCTCAAGAGCGTCTTTCTCAGCAATGCCTAGTGTACGACGCAATTCGATAGGAATAACCACACGACCAAGTTCATCAACTTTTCTTACAATACCTGTAGATTTCATAGTAAATCTCCTCCATTAAATAGAAATGAATGTATATCTCTCTGTAGTTCGTCAATATTCGACAAATTTCTTTTACTGCTATTATCATACCAACGATTTGGTAACACGTCAACAAATTAATCTGTAAAAAATTACGAATTTATGGATATTCAAATGTTGTTATAACAACATTATCGGAACCTTGTAAAAAAATGTATTACCAATTAAACATTATTGTAATAAGTGTAACGAATCAGAATATTGTCGAATTTCATTTGAGAACAGTGATTATTCGACTTATTTCGACATGAATCACCCTTTGTTTCGACATGGTTTGAGGGGATTCCGCTATAGTTGCAGAAACCAGCATTTTTAGGTATATTTTGATGAGATAAGCGGTTAAGATGATAAGAAGAAAATGGAATTACATAACAATTATACCACTGTAGACCTTTCGGCTGGAATGGGCTATTTGTGGGGGTCGTTTTTATCTAGGAAAAGGTTTTTTAGGAGAGCGGATCGGTCAAATCCTTGAGAGATGCTGGATGGTCGATTTGTGACAGAAATGAAAACATTGCTTCAGATGAAGAGGTTCATCGGGCATGAGGATAACGAGGAGGAATTATGGTGGAAGAGAAATTGAATACCTTCTATTTAACAACACCGATTTACTATCCAAGTGGAAATCTACATATTGGACATGCGTATACGACCGTGGCGGGGGATGCCATGGCCCGATACAAACGGATGCGTGGATTCGATGTGATGTATTTGACCGGGACGGATGAGCACGGACAAAAGATCCAGCGCAAAGCGGAAGAAAAGGGAATCACCCCGCAGGCCTATGTGGATGAAATCGTCAGCGGCATCAAGGACCTTTGGGGTAAACTCGACATCTCTTACGACGACTTCATCCGTACGACGGAAACGCGTCATAAGGAAATCGTCGAGAAGATCTTTACCCGCCTGTTGGAACAAGGTGATATCTACCTTGACCAATACGAAGGCTGGTACTGTACACCGTGTGAATCATTCTTCACGGAAAGACAACTTGTGGACGGGAACTGTCCTGACTGTGGCCGTCCCGTTGAAAAAGTAAAGGAAGAATCCTACTTCTTCAAGATGAGCAAATACGTGGATCGTCTTCTGGCTTATTATGAAGAAAATCCGGAATTCATCCAGCCAGAGTCCAGGAAGAATGAAATGGTCAATAACTTCATTAAGCCGGGCCTCGAAGACCTTGCCGTTTCCCGTACGACCTTCGATTGGGGCGTAAAAGTGCCGGGTGATCCGAAACATGTCATTTATGTATGGATCGATGCTCTTTCGAACTACATCACCGCCCTTGGATATGGAACGGAAAATGATCAGAAGTACCAAAAATACTGGCCTGCAGATGTTCATCTTGTCGGAAAGGAAATCGTCCGTTTCCACACCATCTACTGGCCGATCATGCTTATGGCGCTCGAGCTGCCGCTGCCGAAAAAAGTCTTTGCCCATGGCTGGCTGCTCATGAAGGATGGGAAAATGTCCAAGTCGAAAGGGAATGTCGTGGATCCTGTGACACTCATCGATCGTTATGGACTGGACTCCCTCCGCTATTATCTTCTCAGGGAAGTACCGTTCGGTTCAGATGGCGTCTTCACGCCTGAAGGATTCGTGGAGCGAATCAATTTCGACCTTGCCAATGATCTAGGGAACCTGTTGAATCGTACAGTTGCCATGATCAATAAATACTTTGACGGCGTCATCCCGAGCTATGCAGGACCTCGTGGCGAGTACGACAAGCAGCTTGCCGATATGGGCCTTGCTACCGTGAAGAAATACGAAGAAGCGATGGAGAACATGGAGTTCTCGGTTGCTCTTTCAAGTCTGTGGCAGTTTGTCAGCCGCACGAACAAATACATTGATGAAACACAGCCTTGGGCCCTTGCGAAGGATGAAGAAAAACGCGAAGATCTTGGCAGTGTAATGAGTCACCTTGCAGAATCATTACGACGTGTCGCCGTTCTCTTACAGCCGTTCTTGACGCGTACACCGAAGAATATCTTCGAGCAGTTGAATCTGCAT from Rossellomorea marisflavi includes the following:
- the yabA gene encoding DNA replication initiation control protein YabA; the protein is MDKKEFFDSVSNMEQQIDHLHRQLGELKEFLAEMVEENHSLKLENEHLRRRLEQTEASSAAAAGQAQAMERAGEGEKALDIGEGYDNLARLYQEGFHICNIHFGSPRKDEDCLFCLSFLNKK
- a CDS encoding tRNA1(Val) (adenine(37)-N6)-methyltransferase; translation: MLELKDDERLDYLLAEDMRIIQSPSVFSFSLDAVLLAHFTYLPLQRGKIVDLCSGNGIIPLLMGARTNVPITGVEIQERLHDMATRSIRYNKLDDQIEMKLGDVKEIGNLLHHSHFDVVTCNPPYFETPAEDKRNENEHFAIARHEILCTLEDTIEAAAFVLKQRGKAAFVHRPGRLLDILSLMRKHRLEPKRLRFVYPKAGREANTILVEGIKDGKPDLKILPPLYVYDEHGEYTEEVREMLFGKGGNKDEPTEKL
- the rsmI gene encoding 16S rRNA (cytidine(1402)-2'-O)-methyltransferase, with the translated sequence MNQQKSFEDGQTGSLYLVPTPIGNLEDMTFRAIRMMKEATVIAAEDTRNTKKLCNYFEIQTPIVSYHEHNKEASGPKLIERMKDGETVALVSDAGMPSISDPGYELVQLAIEEGVAVIPLPGANAALTALIASGLAPQPFYFYGFLHRGKKDKRNELEELKQIESTFILYESPHRLKETLKELHTSLGNRQIVVCRELTKKFEEFIRGSLEEVMEWAQDGEVRGEFCLLIEGRPPGEKVAEEEWWTSLPVKEHVEHYMEKEGASSKDAIKKVSLERSLPKRDVYQAYHVE
- a CDS encoding AbrB/MazE/SpoVT family DNA-binding domain-containing protein; translated protein: MKSTGIVRKVDELGRVVIPIELRRTLGIAEKDALEIYVDDERIILKKYKPSMTCQITGEVSDDNIKLADGKLILSREGADILLKEIQNALTTK
- the metG gene encoding methionine--tRNA ligase; translation: MEEKLNTFYLTTPIYYPSGNLHIGHAYTTVAGDAMARYKRMRGFDVMYLTGTDEHGQKIQRKAEEKGITPQAYVDEIVSGIKDLWGKLDISYDDFIRTTETRHKEIVEKIFTRLLEQGDIYLDQYEGWYCTPCESFFTERQLVDGNCPDCGRPVEKVKEESYFFKMSKYVDRLLAYYEENPEFIQPESRKNEMVNNFIKPGLEDLAVSRTTFDWGVKVPGDPKHVIYVWIDALSNYITALGYGTENDQKYQKYWPADVHLVGKEIVRFHTIYWPIMLMALELPLPKKVFAHGWLLMKDGKMSKSKGNVVDPVTLIDRYGLDSLRYYLLREVPFGSDGVFTPEGFVERINFDLANDLGNLLNRTVAMINKYFDGVIPSYAGPRGEYDKQLADMGLATVKKYEEAMENMEFSVALSSLWQFVSRTNKYIDETQPWALAKDEEKREDLGSVMSHLAESLRRVAVLLQPFLTRTPKNIFEQLNLHDEALQTWASLETFGVIPAGTEVVKKGEPIFPRLDLAEEVAFIKEKMQGSAPATEEKPSVEESDEIAIDDFMKVDLRVAQVTAAEPVKKTDKLLKIQLDLGYEKRQVVSGIAKFYSPEDLVGRKVICVTNLKPVKLRGELSQGMILAGEENGILSLATVDQTLANGARVK